In Paenibacillus ihbetae, the following are encoded in one genomic region:
- a CDS encoding carbohydrate ABC transporter permease: MPQSRSERIAGICIYIILSLISLIVLYPLYFVLIASISAPETVMRGEVWLWPKELSFVGYERLFANKEIIQGFLNTVLYTVTGTALNLVMTIAAAYPLSRADFKGRNGFMLIIVFTMFFSGGMIPSYLLVKELGMLDTIWAMIIPSAVSVWNIIIMRTFFQNSIPKEMQEAAFIDGCSNMRVLFRIVLPLSGPILAVMVLFYAVGHWNSYFTALIYLSDRSNYPLQLFLREILVQGQMQEMVDISDDSLARSLMDAEAIKYAAVIVTNLPMLLLYPFLQKYFVKGVMIGAIKG; encoded by the coding sequence ATGCCCCAAAGCCGGAGCGAACGCATTGCCGGAATCTGTATTTACATTATATTATCATTAATTTCGCTTATTGTATTGTATCCGTTATATTTTGTGCTTATCGCTTCGATCAGCGCGCCGGAGACGGTGATGCGCGGAGAAGTATGGCTGTGGCCCAAGGAATTGTCGTTTGTCGGATATGAGCGGCTGTTCGCCAACAAGGAGATCATTCAAGGATTTCTGAACACCGTGCTCTATACGGTAACGGGGACGGCGCTGAACCTCGTGATGACGATCGCGGCGGCGTATCCGTTGTCGAGGGCGGACTTTAAGGGACGCAACGGGTTCATGCTCATCATCGTTTTCACCATGTTCTTCAGCGGCGGCATGATTCCGAGCTACCTGCTGGTTAAAGAGCTTGGCATGCTCGATACGATCTGGGCTATGATTATTCCGTCCGCGGTGTCGGTATGGAACATCATCATTATGCGCACGTTCTTCCAAAACTCCATTCCGAAGGAGATGCAGGAAGCGGCATTCATCGACGGCTGCTCGAACATGCGGGTGCTGTTTCGCATCGTGCTTCCGCTCTCCGGCCCGATCCTGGCCGTTATGGTGCTGTTCTATGCGGTCGGCCACTGGAATTCCTACTTCACGGCCCTGATCTATCTGTCCGACCGGTCGAATTATCCGCTGCAGCTGTTCCTGCGGGAAATTCTCGTCCAAGGGCAGATGCAGGAAATGGTCGACATCAGCGACGATTCGCTGGCCCGAAGCTTGATGGATGCGGAAGCAATCAAATACGCGGCGGTCATTGTGACCAATCTGCCGATGCTGCTCTTGTATCCGTTCTTGCAGAAGTATTTTGTCAAGGGAGTCATGATTGGAGCCATTAAAGGCTGA
- a CDS encoding ABC transporter permease: MEAHSTKPGSTRGSSVWRGTVKQVRKNWQLYLLFLPVLLYFIVFHYVPMYGVQIAFKDFIANKGILESPWVGFKHFERFFNSFYFWRIIKNTLGIGLYELIVGFPIPIILALMINEARSGRFRRFIQTVTYAPHFLSTVVVVGMIMMFLSPVSGLVNFIITSFGGEPIAFMTEPSWFKSIYVWSGVWQSMGWSSIIYLAALAGIDPQLHEAAKVDGAGWFRRIWHINLPGIAPTMIILLILNIGSILGVGFEKVFLMQNSLNMEASDVIATNVYRSGILGAQYSYSAAVGLFNSVVNFIMLITVNRIARRVSETSLW; this comes from the coding sequence ATGGAAGCGCATTCAACAAAACCCGGCAGCACACGTGGCAGCAGCGTCTGGCGAGGTACGGTGAAGCAGGTGCGCAAAAACTGGCAGCTGTATCTATTATTTTTGCCGGTTCTGCTCTACTTCATCGTGTTTCACTACGTGCCGATGTACGGGGTACAGATCGCCTTCAAGGATTTTATCGCCAATAAAGGCATTCTGGAAAGTCCTTGGGTTGGCTTCAAGCATTTCGAGCGCTTCTTCAACAGCTTCTACTTCTGGAGAATCATTAAAAATACCCTTGGCATCGGGCTGTATGAGCTGATTGTCGGGTTCCCGATTCCGATCATACTTGCCTTGATGATCAACGAAGCGCGGTCGGGCCGGTTTCGCCGGTTCATTCAAACGGTAACTTATGCACCTCATTTCTTGTCAACGGTCGTGGTCGTCGGCATGATCATGATGTTCCTGTCTCCGGTCAGCGGTCTTGTCAACTTCATTATCACCTCCTTTGGCGGGGAACCGATAGCCTTTATGACGGAGCCGTCCTGGTTTAAGAGCATCTATGTGTGGTCCGGCGTTTGGCAGAGCATGGGGTGGAGCTCCATCATTTATTTGGCGGCGCTCGCGGGCATCGACCCGCAGCTGCATGAGGCCGCCAAGGTGGACGGTGCAGGCTGGTTCCGGCGTATCTGGCATATCAATCTGCCGGGGATCGCCCCGACGATGATCATTCTGCTGATTCTGAACATCGGATCGATTCTGGGCGTCGGCTTCGAGAAGGTCTTCTTGATGCAAAATTCGCTCAACATGGAAGCCTCGGACGTCATTGCCACGAACGTATACCGAAGCGGGATCCTGGGCGCCCAGTACAGTTACTCGGCGGCAGTCGGATTATTCAACTCCGTCGTCAACTTTATCATGCTGATTACCGTCAACCGGATCGCCCGCAGAGTCAGCGAGACCAGCCTATGGTAA
- a CDS encoding helix-turn-helix domain-containing protein yields MNWIKSKSRSLFFKIFLSFLAIIVLFGLFYAVIFHLFKSSLQKEIIDTSQQAVHDTAERFSYQFSRLQVLLFDIYNHADLIGFNNQLRQQTGNEVNYLKARDVMLQMRGDIYNPLFFLEDTLIYLKEHDFVLSKSGSGNAPYMLDRSYTSKQYPYAFWNSYKSSGESFSLLPAAVYRIHNDLSEKKLMPFVYQQLDSRYQIIALIDIDKAAQSFFGEPSDRSLAILNADGDVLYTWGDLRANELPTFASGQQAVLKDGTYYFAEAGDDGLTYISAVPYSHVSAQLSRLTGALLLIFSLSLGVALAASYFFSRRLHKPVKQILTTVLNRKTHAPQPYQGSINEYDLIKSRIQDLLREKEEIRDRLNKQKSVLTSYSYISQLKSINTDISEWEDFLSDDGSFIVVLYHIRFRLNPSGEPPLQTDQAVRHMLEHIHLFTAERYPDSHTFQIEKNEIISIFKREEAGQLEKLLKEMKDMLNNETELFLVTIAVSSQVHDSSGFNEAYRQVKALTEQAPLVEESQLVTKPRTLPTTVHLSPSQEKGLLDALQEGSDSRALQIIEQALVALQRKEAGIAQFRFFADAAASKIIGYTEMAQIDRAQLQSLRQWGSWLAECHCLREYQNVFRQLIEASCALIRKKKDSGEEPLIAMFLSIIHNQYAEDLSLDYLSAKLNLSSAYLSVYIKEKTGLNFSDHLLGIRMDKAKELLTRTDLTVNEISQRVGYLNITSFNRTFKKAVGMTPGAYRRQQVVQTHASSG; encoded by the coding sequence ATGAACTGGATCAAAAGCAAGAGCAGAAGCCTGTTCTTCAAAATTTTCCTCAGCTTTTTGGCCATCATCGTTTTGTTCGGCCTATTCTATGCCGTGATCTTCCATCTATTTAAATCCAGCCTTCAAAAAGAAATCATCGATACGAGCCAGCAGGCGGTTCACGACACGGCGGAACGGTTCTCCTACCAGTTCAGCCGGCTGCAGGTGCTGTTATTTGACATATATAATCATGCCGATTTAATCGGGTTCAATAATCAGCTCCGCCAGCAGACGGGCAACGAGGTCAATTATTTGAAGGCCCGTGATGTCATGCTCCAGATGCGGGGCGATATCTATAACCCGCTCTTCTTCCTGGAGGATACGCTGATCTATCTGAAGGAGCATGATTTTGTGCTCAGCAAATCCGGAAGCGGGAATGCTCCTTATATGCTCGACCGGTCTTATACTAGCAAGCAGTACCCCTACGCCTTCTGGAACAGCTACAAGAGCAGCGGGGAATCCTTCAGCCTGCTTCCGGCTGCCGTCTACCGTATCCATAATGATCTGTCCGAGAAAAAACTGATGCCATTCGTCTATCAGCAGCTGGACAGCCGTTACCAGATTATCGCGCTGATCGATATCGACAAGGCCGCCCAATCCTTCTTCGGGGAGCCAAGCGACCGCTCGCTTGCGATATTGAACGCGGACGGGGATGTGCTGTACACATGGGGAGACCTTCGCGCCAATGAGCTGCCGACGTTTGCCTCTGGGCAGCAAGCGGTGCTCAAGGACGGAACTTACTATTTTGCGGAAGCCGGAGACGACGGATTGACCTACATCTCGGCCGTCCCATACAGTCATGTGTCTGCTCAGCTGAGCAGGCTGACCGGGGCGCTGCTCCTCATCTTCTCGCTATCGCTCGGGGTAGCTCTGGCGGCCTCCTATTTCTTCAGCCGCAGATTGCACAAGCCGGTGAAGCAGATATTGACGACGGTGCTCAATCGCAAGACTCACGCGCCGCAGCCGTATCAAGGCAGCATCAATGAATACGATCTCATCAAGAGCCGCATCCAGGACCTGCTGCGGGAGAAGGAGGAGATCCGGGACCGCCTGAACAAGCAAAAATCGGTGCTGACCAGCTACTCCTATATCAGCCAGTTGAAAAGCATCAATACGGATATTAGCGAATGGGAGGATTTCCTGTCGGATGACGGCAGCTTTATCGTCGTGCTGTACCATATCCGGTTCCGCCTGAATCCGAGCGGCGAGCCGCCGCTGCAGACGGATCAAGCGGTCCGCCATATGCTGGAGCATATCCATCTGTTTACGGCGGAGCGCTACCCGGATTCGCATACGTTCCAGATCGAGAAGAACGAGATCATCTCGATCTTCAAGCGCGAGGAAGCCGGTCAGCTGGAAAAACTGCTGAAGGAAATGAAAGATATGCTGAACAACGAGACCGAGCTGTTCCTCGTTACCATCGCTGTGAGCTCGCAGGTTCACGATTCCTCCGGCTTCAATGAAGCCTACCGTCAGGTCAAGGCACTGACCGAGCAAGCTCCTCTTGTGGAGGAATCGCAGCTGGTGACGAAGCCGCGGACGCTTCCGACGACGGTCCATCTCAGCCCGTCCCAGGAGAAGGGATTGCTGGATGCCCTGCAGGAAGGCAGCGACAGCCGAGCGCTTCAGATCATTGAGCAGGCGCTTGTGGCATTGCAGCGCAAAGAGGCCGGCATTGCCCAGTTCCGTTTCTTCGCCGATGCCGCCGCCTCCAAAATTATCGGCTATACGGAAATGGCCCAGATCGACAGGGCTCAGCTTCAATCCTTGAGGCAGTGGGGATCGTGGCTGGCGGAATGCCACTGCCTGCGCGAATACCAAAACGTCTTCCGCCAGCTGATCGAAGCGTCCTGCGCCCTGATACGGAAGAAGAAGGATAGCGGCGAGGAACCGCTGATCGCCATGTTCCTGAGCATCATTCATAACCAATATGCGGAGGACCTGTCCCTCGACTACCTCTCCGCCAAGCTGAACCTGTCGAGCGCCTATCTCTCGGTGTACATCAAAGAGAAAACCGGCCTCAACTTCAGCGATCATCTGCTCGGGATCCGCATGGATAAAGCGAAGGAGCTGCTGACTCGTACCGACCTGACCGTTAATGAAATCAGCCAGCGCGTCGGCTACCTCAACATCACCTCCTTCAACCGGACCTTCAAGAAGGCGGTCGGCATGACGCCGGGGGCCTATCGCAGGCAGCAAGTCGTGCAGACCCATGCCAGCAGCGGATGA
- a CDS encoding acyltransferase family protein, giving the protein MKKIVYLDGLRGLAAFVVVIAHFVQVFMPSVIEGREEIRHFAFEEVLAETPLNLLFNGNFSVCLFFALSGYVLSWRYFRSGDRTILYSAAIRRYFRLAGPAFASVVIAYACMIAGWGMFDDVRGLTGSSMPDPFAADASVLTMVKEGLFHTFFTYGAQYNPVLWTMTYELFGSLFIFAFLLLCGKRRIRFVLYAALVCWLLDSYYLAFVIGVLLSDLQHSGKDRLARVRRPWINAVLLVAGLFFGSYPYIHPAGTLYAVLLWKTSNFDFFVFYHVIGAGLVLTAVLNSSRLQALLGSKWCAYLGKISFSLYLVHFTILCTFGCFLFLQLSAVLPYGINLLITIAVTLAFIMAIAHGFYRLVDAVILDVLSRWNKRMFIGAKRAEKKRGTKPVAAGDQAMD; this is encoded by the coding sequence ATGAAAAAAATCGTGTATTTGGATGGCTTGCGGGGGCTTGCGGCCTTTGTAGTCGTGATCGCCCACTTCGTTCAGGTGTTTATGCCTTCCGTGATTGAAGGGCGGGAGGAGATCCGGCATTTCGCATTCGAGGAGGTGCTGGCGGAAACGCCGCTGAACCTGCTGTTTAACGGCAATTTTTCGGTGTGCCTTTTCTTTGCGCTGAGCGGCTATGTGCTGAGCTGGCGCTATTTTCGCAGCGGGGACCGCACGATTCTGTATTCCGCGGCAATAAGAAGGTATTTTCGGCTGGCGGGACCTGCTTTTGCGTCAGTTGTGATCGCCTATGCCTGCATGATCGCCGGCTGGGGCATGTTCGACGATGTCAGGGGATTGACCGGCTCGTCGATGCCGGATCCGTTTGCGGCGGATGCGAGCGTGCTTACGATGGTGAAGGAGGGGCTGTTCCATACGTTTTTCACCTATGGCGCGCAGTATAATCCGGTGCTGTGGACGATGACGTACGAGCTGTTCGGTTCGCTGTTCATTTTTGCGTTTTTGCTTCTTTGCGGCAAGCGCCGTATCCGCTTTGTCCTATACGCCGCCCTTGTCTGCTGGCTGCTCGATTCATATTACCTCGCGTTTGTGATCGGCGTGCTGCTGAGTGACCTTCAGCACAGCGGAAAGGACCGGCTAGCACGGGTCCGGCGCCCCTGGATCAATGCCGTCCTGCTCGTCGCCGGCCTGTTCTTCGGCTCGTATCCGTACATTCATCCAGCCGGCACCCTTTATGCCGTGCTCTTATGGAAGACAAGCAACTTTGACTTCTTTGTCTTCTATCACGTGATCGGGGCAGGGCTGGTGTTGACGGCTGTGCTGAATTCGAGCCGGCTGCAGGCCCTCCTGGGCAGCAAGTGGTGCGCATATTTGGGAAAAATCTCGTTCTCGCTCTATCTCGTTCATTTCACGATCCTATGCACCTTCGGATGCTTCCTGTTCTTGCAGCTGAGCGCCGTTCTGCCTTACGGCATCAATCTTCTGATCACGATCGCGGTAACGCTGGCGTTCATCATGGCAATCGCACACGGGTTCTATCGGCTCGTTGACGCCGTGATCCTTGATGTGTTGTCCCGCTGGAACAAACGGATGTTCATCGGAGCGAAACGGGCGGAGAAGAAAAGGGGGACAAAGCCGGTAGCAGCCGGCGATCAAGCGATGGATTAA
- a CDS encoding AraC family transcriptional regulator gives MGIYWSLVDLEKLTGSGVVYFNSKMEMLEGLPCKMYRLIHQQSLWTHCHDYFQIWYVAKGALSHTVNNRTYQLTKGDIFVIPPFTLHSVTIPKDGDYEIYGCEFMPSFVNERFEEFPEEEVFFDMAFLGSFLREDTDAQARISLDGGTETAVRNVMKEMLMEYERRAPFFQLTLKAQLLVLLSILVRQVNGELVREGFEKSEKYREIMTKVVDYIHRHYQEDLKLHALCDLSNLSRSTFCQVFKDWTGKTFNRYLTDLRILQAMVMLKQADLSVTDVCYSTGFNELSYFCRIFKKYTGISPTEFRKQAIK, from the coding sequence ATGGGTATTTATTGGAGCCTGGTTGATCTTGAGAAGCTAACGGGATCAGGTGTCGTTTATTTTAACTCAAAGATGGAGATGTTGGAAGGACTTCCTTGCAAAATGTATCGATTGATCCATCAGCAGAGCTTGTGGACGCACTGCCATGACTATTTTCAAATATGGTACGTGGCCAAAGGCGCGTTGTCGCACACCGTTAACAACCGGACGTATCAGCTGACCAAGGGCGACATCTTCGTCATCCCGCCGTTCACGCTGCACAGCGTCACGATCCCCAAGGACGGGGATTATGAAATCTACGGCTGCGAGTTCATGCCGTCGTTTGTGAATGAGCGGTTCGAGGAGTTTCCGGAGGAGGAGGTCTTCTTCGATATGGCCTTTCTGGGATCGTTTCTCCGCGAGGATACAGATGCCCAGGCCCGGATTTCACTGGACGGCGGAACCGAAACCGCGGTGCGTAACGTGATGAAGGAGATGCTGATGGAATATGAGCGGCGCGCCCCCTTCTTTCAATTGACGCTCAAGGCCCAGCTGCTCGTACTGCTCTCCATTCTGGTTCGGCAGGTCAACGGTGAGCTCGTCCGGGAAGGATTCGAGAAATCCGAGAAGTACCGGGAGATCATGACCAAGGTGGTGGATTACATTCACCGCCACTACCAGGAGGATTTGAAGCTTCACGCGCTGTGCGATCTCTCGAACCTGTCCAGGTCCACCTTCTGCCAAGTATTCAAGGATTGGACAGGCAAAACGTTCAACCGCTATTTGACCGACCTCCGGATTCTCCAGGCTATGGTCATGCTCAAGCAGGCCGACCTGTCCGTCACGGACGTATGCTATTCCACCGGATTCAACGAGCTCTCCTACTTCTGCCGGATCTTTAAAAAATACACCGGCATCTCCCCGACGGAGTTCCGCAAACAGGCGATCAAGTAG
- a CDS encoding ABC transporter substrate-binding protein — MKKKTWFGLWYLLLSIMIAGCSGGSGGTAEPGKTSGEEPDQPAAADAVELSFWYGWTGPEAEALEKLIAKWNEAHPEIQVKGLSQSDYQKQLTAITGGNPPDVASQFGQNVVPWGLRGAMMPLDDYIAKDGVDLDDFVPAALSTSQHEGATYAIPTAMHVSMLFYNKDILKEAGYDGPPETLGELKEYIKALSIVEDGGRLSRLGLWPGMDAYTFSYAYGGSFYDEAAKQVTPDHEGIQSAIKLSKEIWDQYGSDNLDRFSSGLGQYMSAQNPFFSGKYAMTVDGEWLPTFIKQFAPDLNYGIAPIPYDENHPERKNPGNVTTSVFYIPKGAKHPDASWAFIKWMTEPEQMAEFTAAIGNLPTRTSAFASPLYENVPGFKEFLDYSASENLKSFPATSFTNEYMTEFSAQVDAILRGTVSIEDGLANVKEKIQPLVK, encoded by the coding sequence ATGAAGAAGAAAACATGGTTTGGTTTATGGTATTTGCTGTTATCGATCATGATCGCCGGTTGCTCGGGAGGAAGCGGGGGCACCGCAGAGCCCGGCAAGACAAGCGGCGAAGAACCGGACCAGCCTGCTGCCGCGGATGCCGTGGAGCTGAGCTTCTGGTACGGCTGGACCGGTCCGGAAGCCGAAGCGCTGGAGAAGCTCATCGCCAAATGGAACGAGGCCCATCCGGAAATCCAGGTCAAGGGCCTTTCGCAGAGCGACTACCAGAAGCAGCTAACCGCCATTACGGGGGGCAATCCGCCGGACGTCGCCTCCCAATTCGGACAGAACGTCGTCCCATGGGGCCTGCGCGGAGCGATGATGCCGCTGGACGATTATATCGCCAAGGACGGGGTCGATCTAGACGACTTCGTGCCGGCGGCGCTGAGCACGTCGCAGCATGAAGGCGCCACCTATGCGATTCCGACGGCCATGCATGTGTCCATGCTGTTCTACAACAAGGATATCCTGAAGGAAGCCGGTTATGACGGTCCCCCGGAAACGCTCGGCGAGCTGAAGGAATACATTAAGGCGCTCAGTATCGTCGAAGACGGCGGCCGACTGTCGCGGCTCGGCTTGTGGCCGGGAATGGACGCCTACACGTTCTCCTATGCCTACGGCGGCTCGTTCTATGACGAAGCGGCCAAGCAGGTCACGCCTGACCATGAAGGCATTCAATCGGCCATCAAGCTGTCGAAGGAGATCTGGGACCAATACGGCTCGGATAACCTGGACCGGTTTTCATCGGGACTCGGACAATACATGTCGGCGCAGAATCCGTTCTTCTCGGGCAAGTACGCCATGACGGTCGACGGCGAATGGCTGCCGACCTTCATCAAGCAGTTCGCACCCGATCTGAATTACGGCATTGCTCCGATTCCATATGACGAGAATCATCCCGAGCGCAAAAATCCGGGCAATGTCACGACCAGCGTATTCTACATTCCGAAAGGGGCGAAGCATCCGGACGCCTCATGGGCCTTCATCAAGTGGATGACGGAGCCGGAGCAAATGGCCGAGTTCACGGCGGCCATCGGCAACCTGCCGACCCGGACCTCGGCGTTCGCGAGCCCGCTCTACGAGAATGTGCCCGGCTTTAAGGAATTTCTCGATTACTCGGCAAGCGAGAATCTGAAATCCTTCCCGGCCACTTCCTTCACGAACGAGTACATGACGGAATTCAGCGCCCAAGTGGACGCGATTCTCCGCGGCACGGTCAGCATCGAGGATGGGCTTGCGAACGTGAAGGAAAAAATCCAACCGCTCGTCAAATAA
- a CDS encoding carbohydrate ABC transporter permease, with protein sequence MNASAPVHSPRPKARWSRKERRYFWLGLAFASPWIVGFLAFTVYPFFGSLYLSLTEYDLFSTPRWVGLQNYEHILQDDRFYTSLGNTFFMAFVSVPITLVASLLIAVVLNFKARGINYYRTIFYLPSVIPIVASALLWTWMLNPDFGLVNMALRALGLPDPAWLLDPRYTKPSLILMSLWGSGAGALIFLAALQGVPKQYYEAAQVDGAGAWHRFWKITLPALSPIILFQLIMGLIGAFQIFTESYILAGGKADGGSLGGPEQSLLFYAVNLYQEAFVFLKMGYASALAWILFIIVLLMTLLLLKTSGRWVYYGGE encoded by the coding sequence ATGAATGCCTCCGCACCCGTACATTCACCAAGACCTAAAGCCCGCTGGTCGAGGAAGGAACGCCGGTACTTTTGGCTCGGCCTGGCATTCGCCTCGCCTTGGATCGTCGGCTTTCTGGCTTTTACCGTGTACCCGTTCTTCGGTTCGCTCTATTTGAGCCTGACGGAATACGATCTGTTCAGCACGCCAAGGTGGGTGGGACTGCAAAATTACGAGCATATCCTGCAGGATGACCGCTTCTACACCTCGCTCGGGAACACGTTCTTTATGGCTTTCGTATCTGTACCGATTACGCTGGTGGCATCGCTGCTGATCGCCGTCGTCTTGAACTTCAAGGCAAGGGGGATCAATTATTACCGGACGATCTTCTACCTTCCCTCCGTCATTCCGATCGTCGCCAGCGCCTTGCTGTGGACCTGGATGCTTAACCCGGATTTCGGCTTGGTCAATATGGCGCTGCGGGCTCTCGGCCTGCCCGATCCTGCCTGGCTGCTGGATCCGCGCTATACGAAGCCTTCGCTGATTCTGATGAGTCTGTGGGGCTCAGGGGCCGGAGCCTTGATCTTCCTGGCCGCCCTGCAGGGCGTTCCGAAGCAGTACTATGAAGCTGCGCAGGTGGATGGGGCGGGCGCATGGCATCGTTTCTGGAAGATTACGCTCCCTGCCCTGTCGCCGATCATTCTGTTCCAGCTCATCATGGGACTCATCGGTGCATTCCAGATCTTTACCGAATCGTATATTCTGGCTGGCGGCAAAGCGGATGGCGGCTCCTTGGGCGGACCGGAACAGTCGCTTCTGTTCTATGCCGTCAATCTGTACCAGGAAGCCTTTGTTTTTCTGAAGATGGGCTACGCATCGGCCCTAGCCTGGATTCTGTTTATCATCGTGCTGCTGATGACGCTGCTGCTGCTCAAAACGTCGGGCCGTTGGGTCTATTATGGAGGTGAGTAA